The following nucleotide sequence is from Mesobacillus jeotgali.
TGAGGTTTGGATCCCGGTTAAGTAATTTTCGCTTCGGGACGGGCGGATTGACGTTCCTTCCCTTAGAAAAAAATTGATAAGACTCTTGATAGAGTGCATGTTTAAACTATTTAATCAAACGTTTGATTAAATAGTTTTTTGCTTTATGGGAGTAGCTTTTTCAGCCAGTGAAACGAAAAACCATCCCTCTTTTAAAAAGAGAGATGGCCCTGAAGTTAATTAATCTCACGAATTTGCTGCTGGGTGGTCATGGCGGAATAAACGGGTTCGGTTTCATGCTTTTCCTGCAATCTAGCAGGGAGGCCCTGAATCGATTGGACGACTGTATCCAGCTTTGCTTCAATTCGGTGAAGCAAGTACAATGTCACGACAATCGGGAATCCTACATCGCTGATGAACGGAATCAGCTGCTCCATGTGCGTTTCCTCCTTCCTGGGATTTTTAAAACAAGAGCCGGTCTCTAGTAAAAGACCGGCCCGCTTTCATTAAATTAGTTCATAGTCGGTTATGTTGCGTTCTACGACACGTGCGCTGTGAACGGAAACAAGGGTTCCATTCACTGGCAGGAATGCGTTGGAAGCAATGATTTGCTCCATTGCCAGCTTGACTGCTGCTGGATCAACCGGCTCCGTCGGATTATCAACTGTCAGCTTGGCGTACTTGCCAAGAGCCGTAGCGAATTGCAACTCAAGTGTTTTTGCCATGTTTTTCACCTCCTATTGATTTAGTAGATTGCCAAATTAGATGATTTCGAAGCTGTCGTTACGCTCCACAGAGCTTAACAAGTTTGCGCTAAGGCCACCAAGTGCGGCTGCCGCCTGCTGAACCTGGTCAACAGTAGCTTCCTTTCTCACAAAGCGGTAAGTCTTAGGCTTGAAAATCGACTCGCCCTTCTCATCAACACCAGCCTCAAACATCAGCCTGATATTCGAATCCTTCAAAATCGCCATTGCCATTTGCCTCACCTCCTTTCACCTTCTATATAAAGATGGGGAAGGGAAAAGGACAGGGTGGGAGAAGATTATTTTTGTGTAGAGAGCTGAGCTTCAGTCTGCTAGATTGATTATCCAGGAGAGGAATCCTCTGTTGATAGAGTTCTATCGGACAAACGCAGGGAAAAGAAGAGGAAAGTGTCCGATAGAAGGGCTCTATCGGCCAAACGCAGAGGAAAAGAAGAGGAAAGTGTCCGATAGAAAGGCTCTATCGGACAAACGCAGAGGAAAAGAAGAGGAAAGTGTCCGATAGAAAGGCTCTATCGGACAAACGTGGAGGAAAAGAAGAGAAAAGTGTCCGATAGAAAGGCTCTATCGGACAAACGTGGAGGAAAAGGAGAGAAAAGTGTCCGATAGAAAGGCCTATCCGACAAACTCAGAGGCCAAGAAGAGGGAAGGTGTCTGATTAAAGACACTCATCCCAAGGAATGTTTGTTTTTAAGCCAAAAAAGAAAAGCATTACCGCCCACTAATCTGGCAAGGAATGCTTTTCTCATTTTACAAAAGCGCTTCAGCAATCAGCTTATCAAACTTGCGAACATCTACACCTTTTTTTAGATTGACTTTGATGTGGCCGGCTCTGGTCCATAGTTCCACTTCTGCATTGACATCAAACAGGCTGCCGGCATTTTCGGTGGACCACATGTTGATGGAGGAGTAAGGCAGGGAATAGATTTCTACCTTTTTGCCGGTCAGGCCCTGTGCGTCCCTGACAATCAAACGTTTGTTGGTGAAGATTGCACTGTCGCGAATGGTTTTATAGGCGGCGATCGCCTTTTCGCCTTCTACTAAAATTTCATTCACATCATTTGGAATCGGGCATTCAGAGATAAACGTCCAAGCTAATATTGCTTGTGTTGCAACCATCTTTTTAACCTCCCAATATATTACTTCTCATCTAGTATTCTGTATATAATTGGGAATCCCTGCTGCGATGATGCTCAAACCTTCTTCTTTTTCCATGGTCTTAAAAATGAAATGATGAAGATGAAGATGGTAACGGAAATTTGAAAGTATACAGCGTATTGCCTGATTAGATGATTTTGAATGAATTCGGGGTTACTTAAAGCTGACTCTTTTTGCATCTCCAATAGTTCCATGTTTTCCATCATCAGTTCGTCCACGATAAAAATGCCGACAAAGGTTTGGATGATATACAAAATGAATTTCACTCCAACCCAACGATGCTTGAAAAATCCCCAATTCGTGAAGAATCCATATGTGAACCCGACAAGCAGCGTTCCGATTGCACCCCACCTGACAATCTGGTCACTGATGGTGACGATGTTTTTATAGCCGAGATAAGCTTCGTCATAACGAGTGAAATCAATATGGAGATTTAGCGCCACAGAACTCAATATCCCGCCAAAGAATAATACTACTAAAAATACATGAATCATTTTCAACCATCTTAAACCCTTAGGTCCTATCTTTCTCAAGTTGATTCCTCCAATCTATTAATACTTTCTCATTATAGTGGCTGGAAAATAGATTCATAATGTGCCACAGCCGTAATGCCTGCTACGGCTGTGGTCGTATTTTGGGCATAAAAAAAGGCAACAGCTGTAAGCAGCTGTTACCTGGAATCAGATCAGGACAAAATCCGTTTTTCTCCTTCAAGTGCTTGAATCGGATTAATGTTCTGCGTGAATTCTAGCGTGCCGATATATTGATTGTTCTCATCGCGGACAGCAAAGTAGCGGATGTACACGAATTTGTCGCGAACTTTGATCCAGAAATCCTCGGTATCTTTTTTGCCTGATTTAAAGTCCCTCAGCAAGTCCTCGACGACATGAACGCTTCTTGGCGGGTGGCAATTCTGGACGGTGCGGCCGATAACGGCTTTCGTGCGAGCGAAAATCCTTTCTTTTCCGTGTGAGAAGTAGCGGACAACATCGTCCTGGTCAATAAAGGTGATGTCGACTGGCAAGTGATTTAACAGCAGTTCGAGCTGCTTCAATGACAGGATGCCTGTCTCCATTTTGATATAGCCTTCAGAGATCGCATCTGCGTCAAGGTGTTTGCGGGCAGGCTTCCATTCTTCAGTTGGTGATGTCAGGCAATAGCCGATCTCGTCACTTTCATGGGCAATTTTTACCCATTCATCCTCGGTAAAGTTTTGCAAGGCCATCGGGAAGAGGATGTTTTCTTCCCTGTAAATCATTTCGCTTACTTCCCGAAGGACAAACTGGACCTCTTCAATGACGCCATTTTTATCGCCATCATAGTTGGCCAGCTTTTTCTTTGCCAGCTTAATTCCGTCACGGATGAAATCGTCGATCCGCCACATATTTGTTGTCGGGCCATATATCCCGTACTTTTCCAGGTAAGGGAAGATCAAGTTTTCCTTACGGCTGTAGTGCTTGTCAATGTCATAAAGCAGGTTGCAATCCTCCAGCAGCAGATTGATATTTTCAGCGCTGTCTTCCATAGCAAATTGCTCAAGATGAACGCGAAGCCGGTTTTGTAAAAGCTGTTCAATCTCACGGTTTTCCATTTCGAATGTATGGACCGGGTGTCCCGGCTGGTGTTCTGGACCGTACACGGACTCACTCTCTTCGATTGCTCCTTTAAAAAGGTCAGAGTGGGCAGCATAAATTCGCTGCATTTCCGTAACAGATATATCGCCTTCAATCAGCTCGACATGCTGTAGGCCGGCAATCTCTTCAATGGTTATTTTTCCGATAAAAGCATCAAAGTGAGCCTTGACCTC
It contains:
- a CDS encoding YvrJ family protein, producing the protein MEQLIPFISDVGFPIVVTLYLLHRIEAKLDTVVQSIQGLPARLQEKHETEPVYSAMTTQQQIREIN
- a CDS encoding DUF2922 domain-containing protein, with amino-acid sequence MAKTLELQFATALGKYAKLTVDNPTEPVDPAAVKLAMEQIIASNAFLPVNGTLVSVHSARVVERNITDYELI
- a CDS encoding DUF1659 domain-containing protein; translation: MAMAILKDSNIRLMFEAGVDEKGESIFKPKTYRFVRKEATVDQVQQAAAALGGLSANLLSSVERNDSFEII
- a CDS encoding PH domain-containing protein — protein: MVATQAILAWTFISECPIPNDVNEILVEGEKAIAAYKTIRDSAIFTNKRLIVRDAQGLTGKKVEIYSLPYSSINMWSTENAGSLFDVNAEVELWTRAGHIKVNLKKGVDVRKFDKLIAEALL
- a CDS encoding DUF2269 family protein, coding for MRKIGPKGLRWLKMIHVFLVVLFFGGILSSVALNLHIDFTRYDEAYLGYKNIVTISDQIVRWGAIGTLLVGFTYGFFTNWGFFKHRWVGVKFILYIIQTFVGIFIVDELMMENMELLEMQKESALSNPEFIQNHLIRQYAVYFQISVTIFIFIISFLRPWKKKKV
- a CDS encoding DUF438 domain-containing protein; amino-acid sequence: MSEMINNRELKAMDPARRKATLKQLFKDLHDGKNVNEVKAHFDAFIGKITIEEIAGLQHVELIEGDISVTEMQRIYAAHSDLFKGAIEESESVYGPEHQPGHPVHTFEMENREIEQLLQNRLRVHLEQFAMEDSAENINLLLEDCNLLYDIDKHYSRKENLIFPYLEKYGIYGPTTNMWRIDDFIRDGIKLAKKKLANYDGDKNGVIEEVQFVLREVSEMIYREENILFPMALQNFTEDEWVKIAHESDEIGYCLTSPTEEWKPARKHLDADAISEGYIKMETGILSLKQLELLLNHLPVDITFIDQDDVVRYFSHGKERIFARTKAVIGRTVQNCHPPRSVHVVEDLLRDFKSGKKDTEDFWIKVRDKFVYIRYFAVRDENNQYIGTLEFTQNINPIQALEGEKRILS